CCACAAAAAAGTCGTCCCCCACTTCACCGGCGACCTTAGCCATCATCCCAAAGTTACCCTGGTTCACAATGAAGCGCGCAGCTTCATCAACGCCTCCGACAAGAAATTCGATCTCATCCAATTGTCACTCATCGACACCTTTGCGGCAACTCAAGCCGGAGCTTATGCCCTAACAGAAAACAGTCTTTATACGACCGGCGCCTTTCATACGTATTGGGATCACCTGACGGAATCGGGGGTCCTCAGCGTCTCCTACTGGATGCCCCTCGAAAGCCCGGAACACATGCTCCGGATGCTGGGGGCAGCGACCGAATCTCTAATGAGGGACGGGGTCCTTCAACCCAGGGCCCATTTCGTCCTCGTCCACACCGACGGCCTGTTCGAAGGCCGGGAGGTTGGGACCCTGCTCGTCAAAAAGAGCCCCTTCTCTGCCCAGGAGCTGCATCTTGTCAAAAATTATTGCGAGACCATGGGATTTCATCTTATCCTTTCACCGGCGGGCTCGCACTTCCCGGCCTTCAGGGAAATGTCGGACCCGACGGGGGTGCGGGAATATCCCCGGCATTACTTCCGCAACATCACCCCGGCCACCGATGACAAGCCTTTTTTCTTCCTCTTGAGCCGATTCGATACATGGGAGTTCGTCAAACAATTGTGGCCACCCAATTTCAGCGCGGAGCACATTTTATTCTCTTTGCTGGGACTCATGACCATTTTAACCATCTTGTTTGTGATTCTGCCGCTCTGCAGAATGCAGCAGCCCATGAAATTGGATACGACGGCTATCCCCCTCACCGTCTATTTCAGCACGATAGGCATAGCTTTCATGTTCGTGGAAATGTCGCAGGTCACACGATTGAGCTCCTTCTTGGGACATCCTATCTACAGCTTGTCGATCACGCTGTTCTCATTCCTCCTGGGAAGCGGATTAGGAAGCTTCTTCTTAGGGAGGGTCGATACCCGGCGAGGAGTTACCGCATATTCGATGCTGTTTCTCACCATCGCCATAGGAACGGTCCTCTTTATGGCCCCGGCACTTTCGTTTTTCTCCCGCCACCCCATCGGCACGAGAATGATCGCCTCAATTGTCGTGGTCCTTCCCCTCGGATTCTTTATGGGGTCCTTCCTCCCTCAGGGGATTAGGATTCTCGATAAGAAAAACGGTCCTATCGCATTATTCTGGGGATTGAACGGGGCCATGTCCGTCATCGGCTCTATCCTGGCCATGATTGCGCAGATCACCTTAGGGCTGAACACGACATTCCTGATTGGCGTGGTCCTGTATGCTTTGGCCATCCACTTGTTGCTCAAGATGAAGTTTACCAATTGTTAACCCATAAACACCCTTGAGATTTTCCAACCCGTCGGTCATTTTTGTAAAGACATCCTCTTGCGAAGCCTGTCCTCCTTGTATTCTTAATCCTGCCATGAAACGATTGCCGTTCAAAAACGACAGCGTCTTCCTGCTGGTGGCATTAACCGTGATCAGCCTTTTCCTGCGTTTAGCCTTTTTGAGCAAAGGTCCTTATAACGTCGACTGCCTCGACTTCGCCATCAAATCCGAGGAGCTCCTGACAACGGGACGTCTTCAGACCAGCGGCCCCGGATATCCTCTCTTTATCCTGCTGGGAGCGGTTTTCATCGGTGCGGCGCGGATGTTTTCCATCCACGACCCGGTCATCGGGGTCAACGTGATGAGCGCGTTCTTCGGCGCGATGTCGGTGGGCGCCCTCTTTGTGCTCCTGCAAAACCTCTTGAACAGGACCGCCGCGTTTTTCGGGGCTGTCATGCTGTCCGTCTTCCCGATTTGCCTGGCGGAATCCACCTACGGTAAGAATCACACCGCGAGTCTTTTCTTTCTCCTGGCAGGTCTCGCGGCCCTGGCCTCTTTTCAAACAACAGGACGCAAACGAGCGTTTATTTCCGCTGCGACATTGCTGGGCGCGATGGGAGCCACTCGTATTCAAGACCTCCCCTGGATCATGCCGGCGGTCACCGTCCTCTTCTTCTGGCCTCCGGGCGAAACCGGCCGGGTCCCGGCAACCCCATTCCTCAACAGGCTCAAACTTTTCACGCTCATGATCACCATCGCCGCATCCGTGATGGCCGTCTTGCATCTTCCGTTCATCCTCGGCACAGGGCGCGGCAATTATCTCGGCTATTTTGCCAAATCCTGGGACATCGGCGTCACTGCGAATTTTCGCGGTCTCATATCGCCGTCCCTTCTCAGCAGTCTTGTCATCCTGGTCTGCGGCCTGACGCCGGTCGGGTTTCTCCTGTCGATTCTTGGAACAGGAAAACTCGCTGTTAAAAATCGAAGGGTATTCTATTTTCTTCTCACTTGGCTCGTCTTCACGCTTGGCTTTTTCGGCAATCTCGCCGGGACCACCTCGCGCTACCTCCTCATCCCGGCTGTCCCTCTCATCATCGCGCAAAGTTATCTGATGGGAACCCTCTGGCAAAGCCGCTCCCGGCTCATCCGGTACGGCGCCGGCCTAACATTCGTCTTCATCATCCTCCTGCTTTTCTCCCAGACCTATCCGATCCTGCAGTTCCGGCACCGGTTCGCGCCCATGGTGGACTTCAGTTATTTTGTCCGGGACAACACCGCGCCTAACGCGGTCATCATCGCGTCCGACGAAGGGTGGTTCATCAGATATTACGCCGAACGGGAGCCCCTGAAGCGGCCCGATTATCCTGCCCCCCCGGGATATCCAGGCCTTCCGCGCAGAATTGGACAGGGTTCTGGAGGCCGGACATCCGGTCTACACGACCCTTTCAGGAATTTACAGTTATGACCCCGGCAAGGAAATGTTGCGGATGCTCGACCAGGATTATGACCTCTATTACATCGGCGACCACATGACGGAACTCTGGC
This portion of the Candidatus Omnitrophota bacterium genome encodes:
- a CDS encoding DUF2723 domain-containing protein; amino-acid sequence: MKRLPFKNDSVFLLVALTVISLFLRLAFLSKGPYNVDCLDFAIKSEELLTTGRLQTSGPGYPLFILLGAVFIGAARMFSIHDPVIGVNVMSAFFGAMSVGALFVLLQNLLNRTAAFFGAVMLSVFPICLAESTYGKNHTASLFFLLAGLAALASFQTTGRKRAFISAATLLGAMGATRIQDLPWIMPAVTVLFFWPPGETGRVPATPFLNRLKLFTLMITIAASVMAVLHLPFILGTGRGNYLGYFAKSWDIGVTANFRGLISPSLLSSLVILVCGLTPVGFLLSILGTGKLAVKNRRVFYFLLTWLVFTLGFFGNLAGTTSRYLLIPAVPLIIAQSYLMGTLWQSRSRLIRYGAGLTFVFIILLLFSQTYPILQFRHRFAPMVDFSYFVRDNTAPNAVIIASDEGWFIRYYAEREPLKRPDYPAPPGYPGLPRRIGQGSGGRTSGLHDPFRNLQL